In the genome of Actinomadura luzonensis, the window CCGAACGGGGCCGGCAAGTCCACCCTGCTCAAGGCCGTCATGGGGCTGGTCGCGCATCGGGGGGAGGTCGTCCTGGACGGGCGGCCAGCGGACGGGCTCAAAGCGCGGGCGCGGGCCCGGCTGGTCGCGTACGCGCCGCAGACGCCCGCGCTGCCGCCCGACATGTCGGTCTTCGACTACGCGTTGCTGGGCCGCACCCCCTACATCCCGTACCTGGGACGCGAGAGCGCCCACGACCGCGAGGTCACCGGGTCCGTGCTGACCCGGCTCGACCTCGCCGACCTGGCCGCCCGGCGCGTCGGGGAGCTGTCCGGCGGCGAGCGGCAGCGGGCGGTGCTCGCCCGCGCGCTCGCCCAGCAGGCCCCCGTGCTGCTGCTCGACGAGCCGACCACCGCGCTCGACCTCGGCCACCAGCAGCAGGTGCTGGAGCTGGTGGACCGGCTGCGGCGGGCCGACGGGCTCACCGTCGTCACCACGCTGCACGACCTGACCGTGGCCGGCCTGTACGCCGACACGCTGCTCCTGCTGGCCGGCGGCCGGGCCGCCGCGACCGGCAAGCCCGCCCAGGTGCTCACCGAGGAACTCGTGGGACGGCACTTCGACGCCCATGTCAAGATCGAGCCGGGGCCGGACGGGCGTCCGGTCGTGCACCTGGTGAGAGGTGGCTCATGAAGCTGACGTACCGGACCGAGGAAGGCGCGCGGCTCGGCGCGCTGCTGTGGGAGTTCGGGCCGGGCTGGCGGATGATCTCCTCCGCCATGCTCGGCGGGGGCCTCGGCGAGCGCGAATGGGTGCTGAACGCCCAGGTCGTGGCCGGGTACGCGCGCATGGACCCGGTCGAGCACCTGGTCTCGCTCGGGCCCGGCGGGAACGGCGTCGGCATGATGACCGCCGCCTCCGTGGACCGCTGCGTCCAGGCGTCCGACGGCGGCGTGGACGCCTGGGCCACCGTGGGCCTGCGCGTCCCCACCTGGGCCGCCGCCCCCGACGGCGCGCCGGACCCCGAGCTGGCCCCGATCCGGGTCGGCACGGTCAACATCGTGGCCGCGCTGCCGGTCGCCATGACCGACGCCGCCCTGGTCAACCTGGTCATGACCGTCACCGAGGCGAAGACCCAGGCCCTCGTCGAGACCGGCTACGCGGGCACCGGCACCGCCTCGGACGCGGTGTGCGTCGCGGTGCGGGCGGACGGGCCGCCGGAGCTGTTCGGCGGGCCGCGCTCGGAGTGGGGGGCGCGGACGGCCCGCGCCGTCCACACCGCCGTCCGCCGCGGCGCCGAGGCGTGGCGGCCTCATCACTTAAAGTAAGGCGATCGTGGGAAGTAGCATGTGGACGAGGGCGAGGCTCGCGATACTGAGTGGGTGACCGCGATGGCGACGATCGAACCGACCAGCACGAGGCGCACGGTTCTCCCGGGTGCGCCACCCTTCACGGTCGACGACCTGCTCAAGTTCCCCGACGACGGGAACCGTTATGAGCTCTTCAACGGGAGCCTAGTAGTGAGCCCTGCCCCCACCCCCCTGCACCAGGACGTGATCTTCATCCTGCAGACGATCCTGCATCAGGCTGCGCCGTCGCATTTCAAGGTGCTGTCGACGGTCAATGTGCGCGCCTCCGACAAGGATCTCTACATCCCCGACATCGTGGTCGTGCCCAAGGCCAGAGCCAGAGCGGTGCGGCTCATGTTCGACCCGGCTGACGTGCTCCTGGCCGTGGAAGTGGTCAGCCCCAGCACCAAGGTGCACGACAGAGGCACCAAGGCCACGGCGTACGCCGCCGCCGGCATTCCCGCCTACTGGCGGGTCGAACCCCTCGAAGGTCCGACGCTCTACGTCAGCGAGCTCGACGGCGACGTCTACCGCGGCCCGTCGGCGCACAAGCCCGGCACCACCGTCACTCTGGCGGCGCCCTACCCCGTCACTCTCGATCCCGCGGATCTGGTCGACGACGACTGATCGAAGCCGTAGTCGCGGGCCGCGCCCTCTGGGGTGACGCGGCCGGTGGCGAGGTCGGCGCGGACGGGCCGCCGGAGCTGTTCGGCGGGCCGCGCTCGGAGTGGGGGGCGCGGACGGCCCGCGCCGTCCACACCGCCGTCCGCCGCGGCGCCGAGGCGTGGCGGCCTCATCACTTAAAGTAAGGCGATCGTGGGAAGTAGCATGTGGACGAGGGCGAGGCTCGCGATACTGAGTGGGTGACCGCGATGGCGACGATCGAACCGACCAGCACGAGGCGCACGGTTCTCCCGGGTGCGCCACCCTTCACGGTCGACGACCTGCTCAAGTTCCCCGACGACGGGAACCGTTATGAGCTCTTCAACGGGAGCCTAGTAGTGAGCCCTGCCCCCAAGCCACGGCACCAGCGTGTGATCAGCCGGCTTGTCGTCATCCTCGAAACCGCGGCACCGGCCGGGATCGAGTGCCTGACGACCGTCAATGTCAGCCCGAGCGTGGAGGACCTTTACATTCCCGATCTGGTGGTCGTGCCCGAGCAGGTGTCGGAGGCGGTGGATCTCGTGTACGCGCCACGCGACCTGCTGCTGGCGGTCGAAGTGGTGAGCCCGAGCAGCAAGGCGCAGGACAGATCCACCAAGATGACGGCCTACGCCGAGGCAGGCATCCCTCGCTACTGGCGCATCGAGCCCGATGAGGGGCCGTCGCTCTACGTCTACGAGCTCGACGGACGTTCCTACGAGGGCCCGACTGTCCACAAGGCGGGAGCCGCGGTCACCTTGTCAGCGCCATTTCCCGTGAGTTTCGATCCCGCCGACCTGATGCGGTTGCGCGGTTAGAAGCCCGTAGTCGCGGGCCGCGCCCTCCGGGGTGACGCGGCCGGTGGCGAGGTCGGCGCGGACGGCGGCCGGGTCCCGTCCGGACGGGGGGCCGAGGCCGCCGCCGCCCGTGGTGGCGACGACGAACGCCTCGCCGGCCGCGAACCGCACGTTGTTGACCTTGGACGCCAGCCGTTCCAGCCGCCCGTCCAGATGCCGCTTGTAGAAGCCGCCGGTGCGGCCGGGCAGGCCGCCGTCGCGGCCCGGCGGAGGCAGGCGCAGGCGGTCGCCCCGGGTGGTGACGTGGCAGTCGGCGAGGAAGCGGTACACCGTCCGCGAGCCGAGCCCGCCCCGCCAGCGGCCGGGGCCGCCCGAGTCCGGGATCGTGGCGATCGACTCGACCACGATCGGGCAGCGGCTCTCCACCGGCTCGGCCTGCGGCACCGAGTTGCGGCCCACGCCGAAGTGCACGCCGGTCGCGTCCGGGCCGTCCAGCCCGCGTCGCGCCCCCACGCCGCCGAAGTCGTAGGACAGGTGGATCCAGTACGGCGCCCCCACGGCCGCGATCGAGAACGGCTGCAGGATGCCGCTGGCCGCGATCGCCCGCTCCGGCACCGCGTCCGACATCGCCTGGAAGACCGCCTCCATGGCGGCGTAGATCGGCACGTACCGGCCGCCGCACGGGTACGGCGAGCGCGCGTTCAGCAGCGACCCCTCCGGCAGGCGGACGTCGATCGCGCGCAGGCAGCCGTCGTTCATGGGGATCGTGGGGTCCAGGAAGCAGCGGATCGCGAAGACGGCGGCGGCCAGCGACTGCGAGGCCGAGGCGTTGATCGCGGCCGGCACCTGGGGGCCGGTGCCGGCGAAGTCCAGCACCGCGCCGCCGGGCCCGAGGGTGACGGCGACGCGGACCTCGTGCGCGCGCCCGGCGTCGATCCCGTCGTCGTCGATCGGGTACGCCGCCGCGAACCGCCCCTCGGGCAGCCCGGCCAGTGAGGCGCGGGTGCGGGCCTCGGTGTGGTCGAGGTAGTCCTCGACGCCGGCCGCCAGCCCCTCCTCGCCGTA includes:
- a CDS encoding Uma2 family endonuclease; translated protein: MATIEPTSTRRTVLPGAPPFTVDDLLKFPDDGNRYELFNGSLVVSPAPTPLHQDVIFILQTILHQAAPSHFKVLSTVNVRASDKDLYIPDIVVVPKARARAVRLMFDPADVLLAVEVVSPSTKVHDRGTKATAYAAAGIPAYWRVEPLEGPTLYVSELDGDVYRGPSAHKPGTTVTLAAPYPVTLDPADLVDDD
- a CDS encoding adenosylcobinamide amidohydrolase, giving the protein MKLTYRTEEGARLGALLWEFGPGWRMISSAMLGGGLGEREWVLNAQVVAGYARMDPVEHLVSLGPGGNGVGMMTAASVDRCVQASDGGVDAWATVGLRVPTWAAAPDGAPDPELAPIRVGTVNIVAALPVAMTDAALVNLVMTVTEAKTQALVETGYAGTGTASDAVCVAVRADGPPELFGGPRSEWGARTARAVHTAVRRGAEAWRPHHLK
- a CDS encoding Uma2 family endonuclease, which encodes MATIEPTSTRRTVLPGAPPFTVDDLLKFPDDGNRYELFNGSLVVSPAPKPRHQRVISRLVVILETAAPAGIECLTTVNVSPSVEDLYIPDLVVVPEQVSEAVDLVYAPRDLLLAVEVVSPSSKAQDRSTKMTAYAEAGIPRYWRIEPDEGPSLYVYELDGRSYEGPTVHKAGAAVTLSAPFPVSFDPADLMRLRG
- a CDS encoding ABC transporter ATP-binding protein, which produces MIETRGLSVRLGERDVVRDVGLRVRQGEWLAVIGPNGAGKSTLLKAVMGLVAHRGEVVLDGRPADGLKARARARLVAYAPQTPALPPDMSVFDYALLGRTPYIPYLGRESAHDREVTGSVLTRLDLADLAARRVGELSGGERQRAVLARALAQQAPVLLLDEPTTALDLGHQQQVLELVDRLRRADGLTVVTTLHDLTVAGLYADTLLLLAGGRAAATGKPAQVLTEELVGRHFDAHVKIEPGPDGRPVVHLVRGGS
- a CDS encoding hydantoinase B/oxoprolinase family protein; this encodes MKDALTAEVLRNALVVAAEEASIVVVRSAWSTFIVEGSDASAALLDARGRLIAQSMATTLMNSMALRTALPELLADHSPGTMRPGEVYALNDAYRGGVHTNDLLVYRPVFAGGGPAYFAATMIHVSDLGGLSAGGMAPLATDIFLEGLQLPPVRLATANGLDPAMEAVLRANSRTPDKVMGDVRALVAGTAVAAARLEAVLAEYGEEGLAAGVEDYLDHTEARTRASLAGLPEGRFAAAYPIDDDGIDAGRAHEVRVAVTLGPGGAVLDFAGTGPQVPAAINASASQSLAAAVFAIRCFLDPTIPMNDGCLRAIDVRLPEGSLLNARSPYPCGGRYVPIYAAMEAVFQAMSDAVPERAIAASGILQPFSIAAVGAPYWIHLSYDFGGVGARRGLDGPDATGVHFGVGRNSVPQAEPVESRCPIVVESIATIPDSGGPGRWRGGLGSRTVYRFLADCHVTTRGDRLRLPPPGRDGGLPGRTGGFYKRHLDGRLERLASKVNNVRFAAGEAFVVATTGGGGLGPPSGRDPAAVRADLATGRVTPEGAARDYGLLTAQPHQVGGIETHGKWR